A region from the Vicia villosa cultivar HV-30 ecotype Madison, WI linkage group LG3, Vvil1.0, whole genome shotgun sequence genome encodes:
- the LOC131659012 gene encoding pentatricopeptide repeat-containing protein At2g18940, chloroplastic-like has product MVLDFYFLDMLPRCDFMIIRVSASKLFDIIPVEEYSLDVKACTTVLHAYARTGKYKRAIEIFEKMKQTGFDPTLVTYNVMLYVYGKMGRSWNVILELLDEMKSKGLEFDEFTCSTVISACGREGMLDEARKFFADLKSSGYKPGTVVYNAMLHVFGKAGVYVEALNILKEMEDNHCVLDAITYNELVAAYVRAGFHDKGAAVIDTMASRGVMPDAITYTTIINGYRKLGNEDKALKVFGRMKELGCVPNISTYNSVLAMLGKMSRPEDMINLLREMKLNGCPPDRITWNTMLGVCGAKGKQKYVNQVLREMKISGFEPSKDTFNTLISTYGRCGSEVDVAKMYGEMITAGFTPCMTTYNALLNALARRGDWKAAESIISDMQNKGFKPNKTSYSLLLHCYSNAVVNEFFLLYVFFISDVKQNLEFNYNCCQ; this is encoded by the coding sequence ATGGTGCTAGATTTTTATTTCTTGGATATGTTGCCAAGATGTGATTTTATGATCATAAGAGTTTCCGCATCTAAGCTGTTTGATATAATTCCTGTTGAGGAATATTCACTTGATGTTAAGGCTTGCACTACTGTTCTTCATGCTTATGCTCGAACCGGGAAGTATAAACGGGCTATTGAGATCTTTGAGAAGATGAAGCAGACTGGTTTTGATCCAACTTTGGTTACTTACAATGTTATGCTTTATGTATATGGAAAAATGGGGCGGTCTTGGAATGTAATTTTGGAGTTGTTGGATGAGATGAAGAGTAAAGGGCTTGAGTTTGATGAGTTTACGTGTAGCACTGTGATATCGGCTTGTGGGAGAGAGGGTATGCTTGATGAAGCAAGGAAGTTTTTTGCTGATTTGAAATCGAGTGGATATAAACCTGGAACCGTTGTGTATAACGCTATGCTGCATGTTTTCGGGAAGGCTGGAGTTTATGTAGAGGCTTTGAacatcttgaaagaaatggaggaTAATCACTGTGTGCTAGATGCCATTACTTATAATGAGCTTGTGGCAGCCTATGTAAGAGCCGGGTTTCATGACAAGGGTGCTGCTGTCATTGATACAATGGCAAGCAGAGGAGTTATGCCGGATGCTATAACTTACACCACTATAATAAACGGCTACCGTAAATTGGGAAACGAGGACAAGGCTTTAAAGGTGTTTGGTCGAATGAAGGAGTTGGGCTGTGTTCCGAACATAAGCACATACAATTCTGTTCTTGCAATGCTAGGCAAAATGTCGAGACCAGAAGACATGATTAATCTTCTCCGTGAAATGAAATTGAATGGATGTCCTCCTGATCGTATAACGTGGAACACGATGCTTGGTGTATGTGGTGCGAAGGGTAAGCAAAAATATGTTAACCAGGTTTTAAGGGAAATGAAAATTTCTGGATTTGAGCCTAGCAAAGACACGTTCAATACATTAATTAGTACCTATGGACGGTGTGGATCTGAAGTTGATGTTGCCAAAATGTACGGCGAAATGATTACGGCAGGCTTTACTCCATGCATGACCACATACAATGCTCTTCTTAACGCACTTGCTAGGCGAGGTGATTGGAAAGCGGCAGAGTCTATCATTTCTGACATGCAGAATAAGGGCTTTAAGCCGAACAAAACTTCGTACTCGCTTTTGCTTCATTGTTACTCTAACGCTGTTGTCAATGAGTTTTTtcttttgtatgttttttttaTCAGTGATGTCAAACAAAATCTTGAGTTCAATTACAATTGTTGTCAATGA